The Pantoea phytobeneficialis genome has a segment encoding these proteins:
- the dhaK gene encoding dihydroxyacetone kinase subunit DhaK produces MKKLINKVDDVVREQLEGFALAHPELTVNIEPFYVCRRTDKPKVALISGGGSGHEPMHGGFVGFGMLDGACPGHIFTSPTPDQMYECAQKVNSDNGILLLIKNYTGDILNFETAAELLHGEGIPVQVAVIDDDVAVKDSLYTAGRRGVATTVLAEKILGAAAEEGYSLDECVQLATRISNRGRSIGVALSACTVPAAGRASFDLADDEIEFGIGIHGEPGIRREKYSDCDTLVTEMLNEILDNTPYSRVLRQWDGDKGEWVENSQTTEPLNEQDSVIVLVNGLGGTPLSELYAVYRKTAEILTARNIHIARNLVGTFCSSIDMQGVSITLLKVDEEMLTLWDFPVSTPALRWKM; encoded by the coding sequence ATGAAAAAGTTAATCAACAAGGTTGATGATGTTGTCAGGGAACAACTTGAAGGCTTTGCCCTGGCGCATCCGGAATTAACGGTCAATATCGAACCTTTCTATGTCTGTCGCCGCACCGATAAACCGAAGGTTGCACTGATTTCCGGTGGTGGGTCAGGGCATGAACCGATGCACGGTGGATTTGTCGGTTTTGGCATGTTGGACGGTGCCTGCCCTGGACATATTTTTACCTCGCCAACCCCCGATCAGATGTACGAATGCGCGCAAAAGGTCAACAGCGATAACGGCATCCTGTTGCTGATTAAAAATTACACCGGCGACATTCTTAACTTTGAAACCGCCGCTGAATTGCTGCATGGCGAGGGCATTCCGGTACAGGTGGCGGTGATTGACGATGACGTGGCGGTGAAAGATAGCCTGTACACCGCAGGTCGTCGTGGTGTTGCCACGACGGTGCTGGCAGAGAAAATTCTGGGCGCAGCGGCGGAAGAGGGTTACAGCCTGGATGAATGCGTGCAACTGGCGACGCGTATTAGTAACCGTGGGCGTTCAATCGGCGTGGCACTGTCGGCCTGTACGGTGCCCGCTGCGGGCCGGGCAAGTTTTGATTTAGCTGATGATGAAATTGAATTTGGTATTGGTATCCACGGTGAACCGGGTATCCGCCGCGAGAAGTACAGTGACTGCGATACCCTGGTCACAGAGATGCTCAACGAAATTCTCGACAATACGCCCTATAGTCGCGTGTTGCGGCAGTGGGACGGTGATAAAGGCGAGTGGGTGGAAAACAGCCAGACTACCGAGCCGTTGAATGAACAGGACAGCGTGATTGTGCTGGTCAATGGGCTGGGTGGCACGCCGTTATCAGAGCTGTATGCGGTGTACCGCAAAACGGCAGAAATCCTGACCGCGCGCAACATCCATATCGCCCGCAACCTGGTGGGGACGTTCTGTAGCTCCATCGACATGCAGGGGGTATCGATCACGCTGTTGAAAGTCGACGAAGAGATGCTGACGTTGTGGGATTTTCCGGTCAGCACCCCAGCGCTACGCTGGAAAATGTAA
- a CDS encoding bifunctional 4-hydroxy-2-oxoglutarate aldolase/2-dehydro-3-deoxy-phosphogluconate aldolase, with protein sequence MKNWKTSAEQILTTGPVVPVIVVNKLEHAVPMAKALVAGGVRVLEVTLRTPVAMDALRAMIKEVPEAIVGAGTVINPQQLKEVTDAGAQFVISPGITEPLLKAAVEGPVPLIPGISTVSELMTGMDYGLREFKFFPAEANGGVKALQAIGGPFPQVRFCPTGGISPANYRDYLALKSVLCIGGSWLVPNDALEAGDWDRITHLAREAVAGAK encoded by the coding sequence ATGAAAAACTGGAAAACAAGTGCAGAACAGATCCTGACCACCGGACCGGTTGTTCCGGTCATTGTGGTAAACAAACTCGAACACGCCGTACCCATGGCTAAAGCGCTGGTGGCGGGCGGTGTTCGCGTGCTGGAAGTGACCCTGCGCACGCCAGTGGCGATGGATGCGCTGCGTGCCATGATTAAAGAAGTTCCGGAAGCGATTGTCGGGGCGGGAACCGTTATCAACCCCCAGCAGTTGAAAGAAGTGACCGACGCGGGCGCGCAGTTTGTCATCAGCCCCGGTATCACCGAACCGTTGCTGAAAGCGGCTGTAGAAGGCCCGGTGCCGTTGATTCCGGGTATCAGCACCGTATCCGAGCTGATGACGGGTATGGACTATGGTCTGCGCGAGTTTAAATTCTTCCCGGCGGAGGCCAACGGTGGCGTGAAAGCGTTACAGGCGATTGGCGGACCCTTCCCACAAGTACGTTTCTGCCCAACTGGCGGTATCTCACCGGCTAACTATCGTGACTATCTGGCGCTGAAGAGCGTGCTGTGTATTGGCGGCTCATGGCTGGTGCCGAACGATGCGCTGGAGGCGGGTGACTGGGATCGTATTACCCATCTGGCTCGCGAAGCGGTAGCGGGCGCGAAATAA
- the dhaL gene encoding dihydroxyacetone kinase subunit DhaL: MVVSKKQVIDWLDASATVFEQQQEFLTNLDREIGDADHGLNMNRGFKKVKEKLPTLEDKDIGTILKNTGMVLLSSIGGASGPLYGTFFLKAAECVMAKEELTVTDLYNLYREGTERIIARGMAHPGDKTMVDTLSAIVSSLQTQQEAPLTSALNSTLVAAEAAMKSTIPMRAAKGRASYLGERSIGHQDPGATSSYLLFKTLCEVVG, encoded by the coding sequence ATGGTCGTAAGCAAAAAACAGGTGATTGATTGGCTGGATGCCTCAGCAACGGTTTTTGAGCAGCAGCAAGAGTTTCTGACCAATCTGGACCGCGAAATCGGCGATGCCGATCACGGGTTGAACATGAATCGTGGCTTCAAAAAGGTCAAAGAGAAACTGCCGACGCTGGAAGATAAGGATATTGGCACCATTTTGAAAAATACCGGGATGGTGTTGTTGTCGAGCATTGGCGGTGCCAGCGGGCCACTCTATGGCACTTTTTTCCTGAAAGCCGCCGAATGTGTCATGGCGAAAGAAGAATTAACGGTGACGGATTTATACAACCTGTACCGCGAAGGCACGGAGCGTATCATCGCACGCGGGATGGCACACCCGGGTGATAAAACCATGGTGGATACATTGTCGGCCATTGTTTCATCGTTGCAAACCCAGCAGGAAGCTCCGCTAACCAGTGCATTGAATAGCACATTAGTGGCGGCCGAGGCCGCGATGAAAAGCACCATTCCGATGCGGGCCGCAAAAGGGCGTGCCAGTTATCTTGGTGAACGTTCTATCGGACACCAGGACCCCGGTGCGACCTCCAGTTATCTGTTATTTAAAACACTTTGTGAGGTTGTTGGCTAA
- the copC gene encoding copper homeostasis periplasmic binding protein CopC: MKKTRLSRLAALLLASSALAFSQFALAHAHLKTPVPADKSTVDASPKSLTLTFTEDVEPAFSGVEIRNAQNQTVPVGKAQINAKQHDQLIVPLSQPLPAGSYQVNWHVLSVDGHKTKGSYQFSVK, from the coding sequence ATGAAGAAGACGAGATTAAGCCGCCTGGCGGCGCTGTTGCTGGCGTCATCCGCGCTGGCCTTCAGTCAGTTTGCGCTGGCGCATGCCCACCTTAAAACGCCGGTTCCGGCTGACAAATCTACCGTTGATGCTTCACCCAAGTCGTTAACTCTGACGTTTACCGAAGATGTCGAACCGGCATTTAGCGGCGTTGAAATCCGCAATGCACAGAATCAAACCGTACCGGTTGGGAAAGCTCAGATTAACGCAAAGCAACATGATCAACTGATTGTACCGCTGAGCCAGCCACTGCCAGCGGGAAGTTATCAGGTGAACTGGCATGTGCTCTCGGTTGATGGTCATAAAACCAAAGGTAGTTATCAGTTTAGCGTGAAGTAA
- the purT gene encoding formate-dependent phosphoribosylglycinamide formyltransferase, with protein MTTLGTALRPAATRVMLLGSGELGKEVALECQRLGVEVIAVDRYADAPAMHVAHRSHVINMLDGDALAALIAQEKPDFVVPEIEAIATEKLLELEQQGQKVVPTARAARLTMNREGIRRLAAEELALPTSTYQFADSKENFVAAANAIGFPCIVKPVMSSSGKGQSFIREASQLDKAWDYAQQGGRAGAGRVIVEGVVKFDFEITLLTISAVDGIHFCAPIGHRQEDGDYRESWQPQQMSDLALQRAQAIAEKVVKALGGYGLFGVELFVCGDEVIFSEVSPRPHDTGMVTLISQDLSEFALHVRAFLGLPVGGIRQYGPAASAVILPQLESTNVRFVNVEAALGAGLQLRLFGKPEIAGQRRLGVALATGENTDDAVARAIKAAAAVKVEG; from the coding sequence ATGACGACTCTCGGAACCGCGCTGCGTCCTGCCGCAACGCGTGTCATGCTGTTAGGTTCAGGCGAGCTGGGTAAAGAAGTGGCACTGGAGTGCCAGCGTCTGGGTGTGGAAGTGATTGCTGTCGATCGCTACGCCGATGCGCCTGCTATGCATGTTGCCCATCGCAGCCATGTCATTAACATGCTGGATGGCGACGCATTGGCCGCGCTGATTGCCCAGGAGAAACCGGATTTCGTGGTGCCGGAAATCGAAGCCATCGCCACCGAAAAACTGCTTGAGCTGGAGCAGCAAGGGCAAAAAGTGGTGCCCACCGCGCGCGCCGCGCGTCTGACTATGAATCGTGAAGGGATTCGTCGTCTGGCTGCCGAGGAACTGGCATTGCCGACTTCCACCTACCAATTTGCCGACAGCAAAGAAAACTTTGTTGCCGCCGCCAATGCCATTGGTTTTCCATGCATCGTCAAGCCGGTGATGAGTTCTTCCGGTAAAGGGCAGAGTTTTATTCGCGAAGCCAGCCAGCTCGACAAGGCCTGGGATTATGCGCAACAAGGTGGGCGCGCCGGTGCCGGTCGTGTGATTGTTGAAGGCGTGGTGAAGTTCGATTTCGAAATCACGCTGCTGACCATCAGCGCTGTCGATGGCATACATTTCTGTGCCCCGATCGGCCATCGTCAGGAAGATGGCGATTACCGTGAATCCTGGCAACCCCAGCAAATGAGCGACCTCGCCCTGCAACGCGCGCAAGCTATCGCGGAAAAAGTGGTTAAGGCACTGGGTGGTTATGGCCTGTTTGGCGTGGAATTGTTCGTGTGTGGCGATGAGGTGATCTTTAGCGAAGTGTCACCGCGTCCACACGATACCGGCATGGTAACGCTGATTTCTCAGGATCTGTCTGAGTTCGCCCTGCATGTCCGTGCCTTCCTCGGTTTACCGGTTGGCGGTATTCGTCAGTATGGCCCAGCGGCCAGCGCGGTGATTTTGCCGCAACTGGAAAGCACCAATGTACGCTTCGTAAATGTTGAAGCGGCACTGGGTGCGGGCTTGCAGTTACGTTTGTTCGGTAAGCCGGAAATCGCCGGTCAACGCCGTCTGGGCGTGGCGCTCGCCACCGGTGAGAATACCGATGACGCCGTTGCTCGCGCTATCAAAGCCGCAGCCGCGGTGAAAGTCGAAGGTTAA
- a CDS encoding MIP/aquaporin family protein, with protein sequence MNIFLSEMVGTMLLILLGDGVVANVVLKQTKGGSSGWIVITAGWGFAVTVAVYAVGWISGAHLNPAVTLAVWLQGGIPSGMVLVYMLGQLVGAFLGAILVWLTYKRHYDVSDDPGLILATFCTGPAIRDYKWNLVTEIIGTAMLVFGVLAIFNSHNGIAGGFGPYAVGVLVWSIGLSLGGPTGYAINPARDLGPRIAHALLPIKNKGGSDWSYAWVPIVGPLIGGAVGSLLYKFLLPLLTTP encoded by the coding sequence ATGAACATCTTTTTATCAGAAATGGTCGGCACCATGCTGTTGATTCTGCTTGGCGACGGTGTGGTGGCCAACGTGGTCTTAAAACAAACCAAGGGAGGAAGTAGCGGCTGGATTGTGATTACCGCAGGGTGGGGTTTTGCGGTGACGGTCGCTGTTTACGCCGTCGGCTGGATCAGCGGCGCGCATCTCAATCCGGCAGTGACATTGGCTGTCTGGCTTCAGGGGGGCATTCCATCGGGAATGGTGCTGGTTTACATGCTCGGCCAACTGGTGGGGGCGTTTCTTGGCGCTATCCTCGTCTGGCTGACGTATAAGCGCCATTATGATGTTTCCGATGATCCCGGCTTAATTCTTGCCACTTTCTGTACCGGTCCTGCTATCCGCGACTATAAATGGAACCTGGTCACTGAAATTATCGGTACTGCGATGCTGGTATTCGGCGTGTTGGCGATTTTCAACTCGCACAACGGTATTGCCGGTGGTTTTGGGCCTTATGCGGTCGGCGTGTTGGTGTGGAGTATCGGTTTGTCATTAGGCGGACCTACCGGCTATGCGATCAACCCGGCGCGTGACCTTGGCCCGCGTATCGCGCATGCGTTATTGCCGATTAAAAACAAAGGCGGTTCCGATTGGAGCTATGCCTGGGTGCCGATTGTCGGTCCATTAATTGGCGGTGCGGTCGGCTCTCTATTATACAAATTCTTATTACCTCTCTTAACTACCCCATAA
- the dhaM gene encoding dihydroxyacetone kinase phosphoryl donor subunit DhaM produces MVNIVVVSHSRKLAEGVIELASQMTQGKVKFALAAGIDDPENPIGTDPVAVMMAIEEVLDDDVLVMVDMGSAILSTDMAKELLGEEKMARVQICAAPLVEGTVAAAVAAASGQSVEQVMAEAHQALTAKYAQLGQSAALPTMPLPVGPTDTHNDSKSFSWTITNPTGIHARPASAIARCLNQFDAEVQIVNGDRVLNAKSMNNVALLGIKCGDVITLHAHGPEAQQAIDAFAALAATQFGDDNAGPEAVVKKKSGVLAVTICRIERDLPQLTQRAVAAKDVEIARLSQAIAAAKQELEILIATTSEQLTDNEAAMFSAHQMMLEDGELFDTTLERLEQQPAPVEQLWLGVISQMADEYRAIEDTYLRERYIDVYDVGMRVLGLLLGHPLFTLPPAHSPTLIIANYLLPSEIMALDSMLTEGVCFTTIGAQSHAAILAAARGIAVFVDRNGKRTRQWQDGTRVQLATDSGEIMAV; encoded by the coding sequence ATGGTCAATATTGTGGTGGTTTCGCATAGCAGGAAGCTGGCTGAAGGCGTGATTGAGCTGGCGTCACAAATGACGCAGGGAAAAGTAAAGTTCGCCCTGGCGGCTGGCATTGATGATCCTGAAAACCCGATTGGTACTGATCCGGTCGCGGTGATGATGGCCATTGAGGAGGTGCTGGATGACGATGTGCTGGTGATGGTCGATATGGGAAGCGCGATCCTCAGTACCGACATGGCGAAAGAGCTGCTTGGCGAGGAAAAGATGGCACGGGTGCAGATTTGCGCAGCGCCGCTGGTGGAAGGCACGGTGGCGGCAGCGGTCGCGGCGGCATCCGGGCAATCGGTTGAACAGGTGATGGCAGAGGCACATCAGGCGCTGACAGCAAAGTACGCCCAGTTGGGGCAGAGCGCGGCGTTGCCAACGATGCCGCTCCCGGTGGGGCCAACTGACACGCACAACGACAGCAAAAGCTTTTCCTGGACAATAACCAATCCGACCGGCATTCACGCCCGTCCGGCATCGGCGATTGCCCGTTGTCTGAATCAATTTGATGCGGAGGTACAAATCGTCAATGGCGACCGTGTGTTGAATGCCAAGAGCATGAACAATGTGGCGCTGTTGGGCATCAAATGTGGTGATGTCATTACGTTGCACGCTCATGGACCTGAGGCGCAGCAGGCAATCGATGCATTTGCCGCGCTGGCAGCAACGCAATTTGGCGATGACAACGCGGGGCCGGAGGCGGTGGTGAAAAAAAAGTCCGGCGTGCTGGCGGTGACGATCTGCCGCATCGAACGTGACCTGCCACAATTGACGCAACGTGCAGTGGCCGCAAAAGACGTCGAAATTGCCCGACTGAGTCAGGCGATTGCGGCGGCGAAGCAGGAACTGGAGATATTGATTGCCACCACATCTGAGCAACTGACGGACAATGAGGCGGCAATGTTCTCCGCTCACCAGATGATGTTGGAAGATGGCGAGTTGTTCGACACCACCCTTGAACGGCTGGAGCAACAACCAGCACCTGTCGAGCAGTTGTGGCTTGGCGTGATTAGCCAGATGGCCGATGAATACCGGGCGATTGAGGATACGTATCTGCGTGAACGGTATATCGATGTTTATGACGTTGGTATGCGGGTGCTGGGGCTGTTGCTCGGCCATCCTCTGTTTACTCTGCCGCCAGCGCATTCGCCCACATTAATTATCGCTAATTATCTCTTGCCCTCGGAAATTATGGCCTTAGACAGCATGCTGACCGAGGGCGTCTGTTTTACCACCATCGGTGCCCAATCTCATGCGGCGATTTTGGCCGCCGCACGCGGGATAGCGGTGTTTGTCGACCGCAACGGCAAGCGTACCAGACAATGGCAGGATGGCACGCGAGTGCAGCTGGCAACGGATTCCGGCGAGATCATGGCGGTATAA
- a CDS encoding DNA polymerase III subunit theta: MSQNLALLSQEEKDKVNVDLAAAGVAFKERYNMPVVADLVEREQPEALRDWFRQRLMQYRQASLSLSRLPYEPKQK, encoded by the coding sequence ATGAGTCAAAACCTTGCCCTGCTGTCGCAGGAAGAGAAAGACAAAGTGAATGTCGATCTGGCAGCCGCTGGCGTGGCGTTTAAAGAGCGCTACAACATGCCGGTGGTGGCGGATTTGGTCGAAAGGGAGCAACCGGAAGCGCTGCGTGACTGGTTTCGCCAGCGTCTGATGCAATATCGTCAGGCGTCACTCAGCCTTTCTCGCCTGCCCTACGAACCGAAGCAGAAATAA
- a CDS encoding S9 family peptidase: MNQPQAKKVPHQMTLHGETRTDNYFWLRDDDRENPEVIDYLHAENDYGKAMMATQAPLQDRVLKEIIDRIPQQDHSVPYVKNGYRYQSRYETGNEYPAYYRQPKEADLDAEWQLLLDGNQRASHSDFYTMGALAISPDNQVMALAEDFLSRRQYGIRFRNLVSGSWYPEVLSDASSSLAWANDSRTVYYVRKHPKTLLAYQVWRHELGHPQSDDQLVYEEKDDTFHLSVHKTTSEHFILIALFSTTTSEIQLIDAEYPDAQPQVFCPRRRDHEYTIDHYNHQFYIRSNREGKNFGLYRSAWLAENRWQTLIPARDQVVLEDFQLFKHWLVVEERSRGMTSLRQIHWESGESTGIAFDDPTYVTWLAYNPTPESDTLRYGYSSMTTPTTLFELNMESGERRVLKQTPVPGFNPDDYKSEHHWITVRDGTEVPVSLVYHRKHFQTGNNPMLVYGYGAYGSSMDASFGTSRISLLERGFVYAIIHVRGGGELGQQWYDDGRLHNKMNTFTDFIDVTEALVAKGIGHPQRLYAMGGSAGGLLMGAVINMAPQLYHGVVAQVPFVDVVTTMLDPSIPLTTGEYDEWGNPEEEAYYHSIRQYSPYDNVAAQDYPHLLVTTGLHDSQVQYWEPAKWVAKLRELKTNDTLLLLCTDMDSGHGGKSGRFKSYEGVAQEFTFLIGLAQGVLPDRHDY; the protein is encoded by the coding sequence ATGAATCAGCCTCAGGCAAAAAAAGTCCCTCACCAAATGACCCTGCATGGGGAAACTCGCACCGACAATTATTTCTGGCTACGTGATGATGATCGGGAAAATCCCGAGGTGATCGACTATTTGCATGCTGAAAATGACTATGGCAAAGCGATGATGGCTACGCAGGCGCCACTACAGGATCGGGTGCTGAAAGAGATTATCGACCGCATTCCTCAGCAGGATCATTCGGTGCCCTACGTGAAAAACGGCTACCGTTACCAGAGTCGTTATGAAACCGGCAATGAATATCCGGCCTATTATCGCCAGCCGAAAGAAGCTGATCTCGATGCCGAATGGCAATTGCTGCTTGATGGTAATCAGCGCGCGTCGCACAGCGATTTTTACACTATGGGGGCGCTGGCGATTAGCCCGGATAATCAGGTGATGGCATTGGCGGAGGATTTTCTTTCTCGCCGCCAGTATGGCATTCGCTTTCGCAACCTGGTCAGCGGCAGCTGGTATCCCGAGGTGCTGAGTGATGCCTCTTCCAGCCTCGCCTGGGCCAATGATTCGCGTACCGTCTATTACGTGCGTAAACATCCCAAGACTTTGCTGGCTTATCAGGTCTGGCGTCACGAATTAGGGCATCCGCAATCTGATGATCAACTGGTCTACGAGGAGAAGGATGATACGTTCCATCTCAGCGTGCACAAAACCACCTCTGAACACTTCATCCTGATTGCGCTGTTTAGCACCACCACCAGCGAGATTCAGCTGATCGATGCGGAATATCCTGACGCTCAACCCCAGGTCTTTTGCCCACGCCGTCGCGACCATGAATACACCATCGATCACTACAATCATCAGTTTTATATTCGTTCGAATCGTGAAGGGAAGAATTTCGGTTTATACCGCAGCGCCTGGTTGGCGGAAAATCGCTGGCAGACGCTGATTCCGGCTCGCGATCAGGTGGTTCTGGAAGATTTTCAACTGTTCAAGCATTGGCTGGTGGTAGAAGAGCGCTCGCGTGGGATGACCAGTCTGCGTCAGATTCATTGGGAAAGCGGTGAGAGCACCGGCATTGCTTTTGACGATCCCACCTATGTCACCTGGTTGGCCTACAATCCAACGCCGGAGAGCGATACGCTGCGCTACGGCTACTCGTCAATGACCACCCCAACGACGTTATTTGAACTCAACATGGAAAGCGGCGAGCGGCGTGTGCTGAAGCAGACGCCTGTCCCGGGTTTCAATCCGGATGATTATAAAAGTGAACATCACTGGATAACCGTACGCGATGGCACGGAAGTTCCGGTTTCGCTGGTCTACCATCGTAAGCACTTCCAGACGGGCAATAACCCGATGCTGGTTTATGGCTACGGTGCTTATGGCAGCAGCATGGACGCCAGCTTCGGCACCAGCCGTATCAGTTTGCTGGAACGTGGCTTTGTCTATGCGATTATCCATGTGCGGGGCGGTGGCGAGCTGGGTCAGCAATGGTATGACGATGGCCGACTGCACAACAAGATGAACACCTTCACTGACTTTATCGACGTCACGGAAGCGCTGGTTGCGAAGGGAATTGGTCACCCGCAACGGTTATACGCGATGGGGGGCAGTGCCGGGGGGTTATTGATGGGCGCGGTGATCAATATGGCTCCGCAGCTTTACCACGGCGTGGTGGCGCAGGTGCCATTTGTGGATGTGGTGACCACCATGCTGGATCCTTCCATTCCGCTGACTACCGGGGAATATGATGAATGGGGCAATCCAGAGGAGGAGGCGTATTATCACAGCATCCGACAATACAGCCCGTATGATAACGTGGCCGCACAAGACTATCCGCATTTGCTGGTGACCACCGGTCTGCACGATTCACAGGTACAGTACTGGGAACCGGCAAAATGGGTGGCGAAATTGCGCGAGCTAAAAACCAACGATACGTTGCTGTTGTTGTGCACCGATATGGATTCTGGTCACGGTGGCAAATCAGGCCGTTTTAAATCCTATGAAGGGGTCGCGCAGGAGTTTACCTTCCTGATTGGTCTGGCGCAGGGTGTTCTGCCAGACCGTCATGACTACTGA
- a CDS encoding tellurite resistance TerB family protein, translated as MNNWLQQIQSVLKKQGSSGKGSGLSDMLAPGALGGLAGLLIASKSSRKLLTKYGGQALIIGGGAAAGAVLWNKYKQRVRETHQDQPGFGQVQTPLDQRAERLVTALVFAAKSDGHIDDRERAAIEQNIHQAGYGAQAEALIQQAMNRPLDPHWLAADVKNEEEALELYFLSCAAIDVDHFMERSYLTALGDALKIPQDVRDEMQKDLAAEKASLPAS; from the coding sequence ATGAATAACTGGTTGCAGCAAATTCAATCGGTACTGAAAAAGCAGGGAAGCAGCGGTAAGGGTAGCGGGTTAAGCGACATGCTGGCACCGGGGGCGTTAGGTGGGCTGGCGGGTTTGCTGATTGCCAGCAAATCCTCCCGTAAGTTGCTGACCAAGTACGGTGGGCAGGCGTTGATTATTGGCGGTGGAGCCGCAGCGGGTGCCGTGCTGTGGAATAAATATAAGCAACGGGTACGTGAAACCCATCAGGATCAACCGGGTTTCGGCCAGGTGCAAACGCCGCTGGATCAGCGTGCTGAAAGGTTGGTCACCGCCCTGGTGTTTGCGGCCAAGAGTGATGGGCATATCGACGATCGTGAACGTGCGGCGATTGAGCAGAATATTCATCAGGCGGGTTACGGCGCGCAAGCGGAAGCCCTGATTCAGCAGGCGATGAACCGCCCGCTCGATCCGCACTGGCTGGCGGCTGATGTGAAAAATGAAGAAGAGGCACTGGAACTCTATTTTCTCAGTTGCGCAGCTATTGATGTCGACCACTTTATGGAGCGCAGTTACCTGACCGCATTGGGCGATGCCTTAAAGATCCCGCAGGATGTACGCGACGAAATGCAAAAAGATCTCGCCGCTGAAAAAGCCAGCTTACCCGCCAGTTAA
- the exoX gene encoding exodeoxyribonuclease X → MLRVIDTETCGLQGGVVEVASVDVIDGQILNPMSDLICPDRPISRQAMAVHRITEAMVVGKPTIEQAIGRYHGSPHYVAHNASFDRRMLPEMPGQWICTMTLARQLWPGQKYGNQALRHSLKLDVTPPANLHAHRALYDCYVTAALLIRIMEKSGWDAEQMVSRCQPAPVADDVFPFGKYRGQSIGSVARKDPGYLRWVLENVRDLRPPLRQALRKYVKNVQ, encoded by the coding sequence ATGCTACGCGTAATCGATACCGAAACCTGCGGTTTACAGGGTGGTGTGGTTGAAGTGGCATCCGTGGATGTGATTGACGGGCAGATCCTCAATCCGATGAGTGATCTGATCTGCCCGGATCGCCCCATCAGCCGCCAGGCGATGGCCGTGCATCGCATCACTGAAGCGATGGTCGTGGGGAAACCCACCATTGAGCAGGCAATCGGTCGCTACCACGGCAGCCCCCATTACGTCGCGCACAACGCCAGTTTTGACAGGCGAATGCTGCCGGAAATGCCGGGGCAGTGGATTTGCACCATGACGCTGGCGCGTCAACTTTGGCCCGGTCAGAAATACGGTAACCAGGCCCTGCGTCATAGCCTGAAACTGGACGTCACCCCGCCCGCCAATTTGCACGCGCACCGCGCGCTGTACGATTGTTACGTCACCGCGGCGTTGCTGATTCGCATCATGGAGAAGTCTGGTTGGGATGCTGAGCAGATGGTCAGCCGTTGCCAGCCCGCACCGGTGGCCGATGATGTGTTCCCGTTTGGAAAATATCGCGGGCAAAGTATCGGCAGCGTGGCGCGCAAAGATCCCGGTTATCTGCGCTGGGTGCTGGAAAATGTGCGTGATTTGCGCCCACCACTGCGGCAGGCGCTGCGCAAGTACGTCAAAAATGTTCAGTAG